A window from Sus scrofa isolate TJ Tabasco breed Duroc chromosome 2, Sscrofa11.1, whole genome shotgun sequence encodes these proteins:
- the UBL5 gene encoding ubiquitin-like protein 5 isoform X1 → MIEVVCNDRLGKKVRVKCNTDDTIGDLKKLIAAQTGTRWNKIVLKKWYTIFKDHVSLGDYEIHDGMNLELYYQ, encoded by the exons ATGATCGAGGTTGTTTGCAACGACCGTCTGGGGAAGAAGGTCCGCGTTAAATGCAA TACGGATGACACCATCGGGGACCTTAAGAAGCTGATCGCAGCCCAAACTGGCACCCGTTGGAACAAGATCGTATTGAAGAAGTG GTACACGATTTTTAAGGACCACGTGTCTCTGGGGGACT ATGAAATCCATGATGGGATGAACCTGGAGCTTTATTACCAATAA